A single Ascochyta rabiei chromosome 4, complete sequence DNA region contains:
- a CDS encoding Gluconolactonase, giving the protein MSNIISVDLLSYAVNPTYINTLVTTNVSNPTKIELLAYDQSFPSVIGEQATARQLHNLDWQAFHEAGVYNKDTNKVYVTSNWAGDLDNPINVTVVDLANNYSLSSTRYSELAEANGGTSYFPPGTEGNGSFPSRMLFCDEGSFNDYSALVSVDPATGASEKILTSFLGRNFSSINDVRQHPETGDLWFTDADYGYFQHFRPVPTIPTQLYRFSPKTGEIAVVADGFMQPNGLEFSPDLKTLYVSDTGAGGFDRNMTRPASLYAFDIVNKRTLTGRRTFAYADSGFPDGVHCDLEGNVWAGCGDGIHVWNPEGTLLGKIWTGVETNNFAFLPGAVMVFSNAQLWIVENVVAKGRELCRDFGAC; this is encoded by the coding sequence ATGTCGAACATCATATCTGTAGACTTGCTGTCTTATGCGGTAAACCCAACCTACATCAACACGCTTGTCACGACAAATGTGTCCAACCCGACAAAGATTGAGCTTCTTGCTTACGACCAAAGCTTCCCTTCCGTGATCGGCGAGCAGGCAACAGCTCGACAGCTGCATAACCTCGACTGGCAAGCTTTCCACGAAGCGGGTGTGTACAACAAGGACACAAACAAGGTGTACGTGACAAGCAACTGGGCCGGCGATCTCGACAACCCAATCAACGTTACTGTGGTGGATCTGGCAAACAACTATTCGCTATCCTCAACTCGTTATTCCGAGCTCGCTGAGGCCAACGGAGGAACGAGTTACTTCCCACCCGGTACCGAAGGCAATGGTTCGTTCCCTTCTCGCATGTTGTTCTGCGATGAGGGTTCGTTCAATGACTACTCAGCCCTTGTCTCCGTCGACCCGGCCACTGGCGCATCGGAGAAGATCTTGACGTCCTTCCTCGGTCGCAATTTCTCTAGCATCAACGATGTGCGTCAGCATCCTGAGACCGGAGATCTCTGGTTTACGGACGCCGACTATGGCTATTTCCAGCACTTCAGACCAGTACCTACGATTCCAACACAGCTGTACCGCTTCTCTCCCAAGACAGGAGAAATTGCCGTTGTGGCAGATGGCTTCATGCAGCCCAATGGGCTGGAGTTTTCCCCGGATCTCAAGACGCTGTACGTCAGCGATACAGGCGCTGGAGGCTTTGATAGAAACATGACTCGCCCTGCGTCTCTGTATGCATTTGATATCGTTAACAAGAGAACGCTCACGGGTCGTCGAACGTTTGCATATGCCGACAGTGGATTTCCAGATGGTGTACATTGCGACCTGGAAGGCAATGTCTGGGCTGGGTGCGGCGACGGTATACACGTCTGGAATCCCGAGGGCACATTGTTGGGCAAGATCTGGACTGGCGTTGAGACGAACAACTTCGCTTTCCTACCAGGTGCTGTTATGGTCTTTTCCAATGCCCAGCTCTGGATTGTGGAAAACGTAGTTGCAAAAGGGAGAGAGCTCTGCCGGGATTTCGGTGCATGTTAA
- a CDS encoding SET (Su(var)3-9, Enhancer-of-zeste, Trithorax) domain, whose translation MYRSDEPTSTTASSACSISRSSSVSSAPLVEIPSPHPTGAPTTPLFEIRNTPTAGRAVFATQSIPRGGLVWRSDDLTLSVLLREYRREVCGQCFEYEDGRDLSVRDQIVGFAFCSKECQEMWRQWNEEAGVQAWTAVEKLVKSRAKEDNEMVDADLPRPTSEEIKKAWDSVATQAALIRTAREAEQARSAQLADHGTEGNEPLPITKQHRRAVQKALQQRISPDVMSFCVSGIVWRYNSPQAWENMLALADDVTPYHSTDDLQAFVRSYLHLLAILPAPLLPLVTPETIFLFSSRDSHNSFGIRSLEDDGSEFFGYGCWPAASYFNHSCAPNVDKNRQGRVWLFSAATDIQKGDELNITYLSGEERKLSRASRMMRLKRNWGFDCRCVRCEAV comes from the coding sequence ATGTACCGCTCCGATGAGCCCACCTCGACTACAGCATCGTCGGCATGTAGCATTTCCCGGTCCTCTTCGGTCTCCTCCGCACCGCTTGTCGAGATCCCAAGCCCCCACCCCACTGGTGCTCCCACTACGCCCCTCTTTGAGATCCGCAATACACCGACTGCAGGCCGCGCCGTCTTCGCGACTCAAAGCATACCACGGGGCGGTCTCGTTTGGCGATCAGACGACCTGACACTCTCCGTTCTGCTGCGCGAGTACAGACGTGAAGTGTGTGGACAATGCTTCGAGTATGAAGATGGCCGGGATCTGAGTGTACGAGACCAGATAGTGGGATTTGCCTTCTGCTCGAAAGAGTGTCAGGAGATGTGGAGGCAATGGAACGAGGAAGCTGGGGTGCAGGCTTGGACCGCTGTGGAGAAGCTCGTCAAGAGTAGAGCGAAGGAGGACAACGAGATGGTGGATGCTGATCTGCCACGGCCGACAAGCGAAGAGATCAAGAAGGCGTGGGACAGTGTTGCTACTCAGGCAGCACTGATACGCACGGCAAGAGAGGCTGAGCAGGCCAGATCTGCACAACTTGCGGACCACGGCACCGAAGGTAACGAGCCGCTGCCCATCACGAAACAGCACCGACGAGCCGTGCAGAAAGCGCTCCAACAACGCATCTCCCCAGACGTCATGAGTTTCTGCGTCAGCGGCATCGTCTGGCGCTACAACAGTCCACAGGCCTGGGAGAACATGCTCGCTCTCGCCGACGACGTAACACCCTACCACAGCACCGACGACCTCCAAGCCTTTGTGCGCTCTTACCTCCACCTCCTTGCCATCCTACCCGCACCCCTCCTACCGCTCGTCACGCCGGAAACaatcttcctcttctcctcgCGTGACTCGCATAACTCGTTCGGCATCCGCTCGCTCGAGGACGACGGATCCGAGTTCTTCGGCTACGGATGCTGGCCGGCGGCAAGCTACTTTAACCACTCGTGCGCCCCCAACGTGGACAAGAACAGGCAAGGCCGGGTGTGGCTCTTCAGCGCTGCAACGGATATTCAGAAGGGTGACGAGCTGAACATTACGTATCTAAGTGGAGAGGAAAGAAAGCTGAGTAGAGCAAGTAGGATGATGAGGTTGAAGAGAAACTGGGGGTTTGATTGTAGATGTGTGAGGTGTGAGGCGGTGTGA